One segment of Engraulis encrasicolus isolate BLACKSEA-1 chromosome 7, IST_EnEncr_1.0, whole genome shotgun sequence DNA contains the following:
- the smg6 gene encoding telomerase-binding protein EST1A isoform X2: protein MFVLDENRWRPVRKMAEELDRVRISAAELRAEASTLIIRRENIKDVREDGKRQRQREGKRPDMQRYQPSVGHKRTESVEADDEPPTPTTAETVPFSDKAIVPKQDSETSGPQHGSSKSRVHKNSTHHHNNDTAACNEQRHPHAEMSNVRLESAGTGAPGRRCTPKDTQGSDQGQPVSPKLGRKARKPDREIYQAGGRRAKGAKDGGGFEKGAADSDPFGAGSEMEKGSREAELGHKDGHQPEPENWEHEESSRGGGGETHPKAREEKGRNRRSREEPRPEPENWEQEESRGSEEAQGKAKEEKGRSRRSKDSNRKNDQGRAGKKETGGGGGGGGGGGGGGGGGGLRQPHDDPACVDTLASKVERMSVAVDREEKEEKGPGEEGKKGEGEGGRSRRRRSGRNSGGAPETTTPTTNSTTPAEGPGKKRDRGGRRSKGGGEKGSLSEAGKRDSLETEKGRRSVELDLEAESPRQTKSREPADRQQREPERSQPRDNRSRKKEGDGDRAATGGDADRNRGGANSRTKAASASKRYSKSDIRRARNRTCSTSSDCSVTSFDGPAEGDRRRAPTAAAGGGGGGGRDRGEPGPKASTTPTTSSNRAASERGSGGRSATTNHHRRRPTNRDSSSDSLEDFVWDKGGGSASRRRTRASDDDWSPERTPERSTAVAAAAGGRGRSSAASSTARGGGILRVSVDRQTGSSSSASSHPTLLTSGEDQPGRQRPGDGPPRGRGRGILVLPAHTDLSRSPEPGPKLFGVSKWSRGRGGRGGATRRLWDPNNPDQKPALVGRGQLIQQGNNTAQHPLYMLAHGHGYGGPLQFLDTDDEVAGGSPPVRKGEHFLQGHPQASAMAFYKFQNSDNPYCYPVPGADAASSGATPPRYAYPPYPVPYSGDMYASPPYYSNYGQGAAGFVTPGAGAGGPPLSPEEVEEQARGELGKLLRSALSQELQLSNLLSRDHISLDGLERMAQLRSELLAMYERVILMDIEFSDSQNLDQALWKNVFYQVIERFRQMLKESPSDTPAYVRNMLFTVLDEGASFFDTLLQKLQTVFVFKLEHYMDGMAIRTRPLKKTVKYALISAQRCMICQGDLARYREQATDSTNYGKARSWYLKAQQIAPKNGRPYNQLALLAVYTKRKLDAVYYYMRSLAASNPILTAKESLMGLFEEAKRKADDVGRRKQQQQQQCEVGPRPLRGRGGGGPGGGGGGGGGGGRGSVDATREEIWIRPNQQPGASWPESESGKDTDLDGELGTLSSRDLQKGFILSFLHTHGKLFTKVGMETFPEVASRVLQEFRVLLQHSPSALGSTRLLQIITINMFTIHNAQSRDGDSDGDVRSPLQEQATALGLAMFGLLVQRCSQLLREAPTDMVCVEGCEAGSSSCTDCAMQKMVRVSSFSADLRELLPSAKVWSDWMLGHPEHWNPAPSNMGTSSPSVWSCLADLCNELARVSHGEAALYKVEGDGEGEEEDEELRLLLLEEDLLLAGFVPLLAAPQEPCYIDRATDKEPCYIDHTTNKVIHTHTHTHTHTHTHTTGALLHRPHHRQGNARTKHACACVHTHTHTQTHTHTHTKGALLH, encoded by the exons ACGTACGAGAAGATGGCAAACGGCAGAGACAGCGGGAGGGGAAGCGCCCCGACATGCAGCGGTACCAGCCAAGTGTCGGCCACAAACGCACGGAGAGCGTAGAGGCGGACGACGAGCCACCAACCCCGACCACAGCAGAAACCGTGCCATTCTCGGACAAAGCCATCGTTCCAAAGCAGGACTCTGAAACTTCAGGTCCACAGCACGGCAGCTCCAAGTCTAGGGTTCACAAGAacagcacacaccaccacaacaacgaCACAGCGGCGTGTAACGAGCAACGCCACCCGCATGCCGAGATGAGCAACGTGCGGCTGGAGAGTGCAGGCACGGGCGCCCCGGGAAGGAGATGCACCCCTAAAGACACGCAAGGGTCCGACCAGGGGCAGCCCGTCTCTCCCAAACTGGGTCGCAAGGCGCGCAAGCCCGACCGCGAGATCTACCAGGCCGGAGGCCGCCGGGCAAAGGGCGCAAAGGACGGGGGCGGTTTCGAGAAAGGAGCGGCGGATTCGGATCCGTTCGGAGCCGGCAGTGAGATGGAGAAGGGCAGCAGAGAGGCCGAGCTGGGCCACAAGGACGGCCACCAGCCCGAGCCAGAGAACTGGGAGCACGAGGAGAGCAGCAGAGGCGGCGGCGGCGAGACACACCCCAAAGcacgagaggagaaggggaggaaccGGCGGAGCAGGGAGGAGCCGAGGCCCGAGCCTGAGAACtgggagcaggaggagagcagaggctcCGAGGAGGCGCAGGGCAAAGCAAAGGAGGAGAAGGGCAGGAGCCGACGGAGCAAGGACTCTAACAGGAAGAACGATCAGGGAAGAGCAGGGAAGAAGGAgacaggtggaggaggtggagggggaggaggaggaggaggaggaggaggaggaggaggcttgaGACAACCCCATGATGACCCAGCCTGCGTGGATACACTGGCCAGTAAGGTGGAGAGGATGAGTGTTGCCGTAGAcagggaagagaaggaagagaaagggccgggtgaggaggggaagaaaggagagggggagggcggCAGGAGCAGGAGGCGGAGGTCTGGCCGAAACAGCGGAGGCGCGCCGGAAACCACCACCCCTACCACCAACTCCACTACGCCTGCAGAAGGCCCAGGTAAAAAGAGGGACAGAGGTGGCCGGCGCTccaaggggggaggggagaaagggtCTCTGTCGGAGGCTGGCAAGAGAGACTCACTGGAgacggagaaggggaggaggagcgtGGAGTTGGACCTGGAGGCTGAGTCCCCTCGGCAGACTAAGAGCAGAGAGCCAGCAGACAGGCAGCAGAGAGAGCCCGAGCGCTCCCAGCCGAGAGACAATCGATCCAGGAAGAAGGAAGGGGATGGCGACCGAGCCGCCACAGGAGGCGACGCCGACCGGAACAGAGGCGGCGCCAACAGCAGGACCAAAGCAGCCAGCGCCTCCAAGCGCTACTCCAAGTCGGACATCCGCAGAGCTCGGAATCGAACCTGCAGCACCAGCTCGGACTGTAGCGTCACCAGCTTCGATGGACCAGCAGAGGGAGACAGACGCAGGGCaccaactgctgctgctggtggtggtggtggtggtggtcgagaTCGGGGAGAGCCAGGCCCCAAAGCCTCAACGACCCCAACGACCTCCAGCAACCGAGCGGCGTCGGAAAGGGGGAGCGGAGGGCGCTCGGCCACGACCAACCACCACCGGCGGAGGCCCACAAACCGAGACTCCTCCTCCGACTCCCTGGAGGATTTTGTGTGGGACAAGGGAGGGGGCAGCGCCTCTCGGCGGAGAACGAGAGCCAGCGACGACGACTGGAGTCCGGAGCGCACCCCGGAGAGGTccacggcggtggcggcggcggcaggcGGTCGAGGCCGGAGCTCAGCCGCATCCAGCACGGCCAGAGGAGGAGGGATCCTGCGGGTGAGCGTGGACAGGCAGACGGGCtcgtcctcctccgcctcctctcacCCGACCCTCCTGACGTCAGGGGAGGACCAGCCGGGTCGCCAGAGGCCGGGCGACGGGCCCCCCCGGGGGCGGGGCAGGGGCATCCTGGTACTGCCCGCCCACACCGACCTGAGCCGCTCGCCCGAGCCGGGCCCCAAGCTGTTCGGGGTGTCCAAGTGGAGCCGGGGGCGAGGCGGGCGCGGAGGGGCCACGCGGCGCCTCTGGGATCCCAACAACCCCGACCAGAAGCCGGCGCTGGTGGGCCGCGGCCAGCTGATCCAGCAGGGCAACAACACGGCCCAGCACCCGCTCTACATGCTGGCACACGGGCACGGCTACGGTGGCCCGCTGCAGTTCCTCGACACCGACGACGAGGTCGCGGGCGGCAGCCCTCCCGTCCGCAAGGGGGAGCACTTCCTCCAAGGCCACCCCCAGGCCTCCGCCATGGCCTTCTACAAGTTCCAGAACTCGGACAACCCCTACTGTTACCCCGTGCCCGGCGCAGACGCGGCGTCCAGCGGCGCCACCCCTCCGCGCTACGCCTACCCCCCATACCCCGTGCCGTACTCCGGGGACATGTACGCCTCGCCGCCGTACTACAGTAACTACGGGCAGGGCGCGGCAGGGTTTGTGACGCCGGGGGCGGGGGCTGGGGGGCCGCCGCTGTccccagaggaggtggaggagcaggcCAGGGGGGAGCTGGGGAAGCTGCTGAGATCGGCCCTCTCCCAGGAGCTGCAGCTCAGCAACCTGCTCTCCAGAGATCACATCAGCCTGGACGGCCTGGAGCGCATGGCACAGCTCAG GTCCGAGCTGTTGGCCATGTACGAGCGGGTAATCTTGATGGACATCGAGTTCTCGGACTCTCAGAACCTGGACCAGGCGCTGTGGAAGAACGTCTTCTACCAGGTGATCGAGCGCTTCCGCCAGATGCTGAAGGAGTCCCCCTCAGACACGCCTGCGTACGTGCGGAACATGCTCTTCACCGTGCTGGATGAG GGGGCGTCGTTTTTTGACACGCTGCTCCAGAAGCTCCAGACGGTGTTTGTGTTCAAGCTGGAGCACTACATGGACGGCATGGCCATACGGACACGCCCTCTCAAGAAGACG gtgaagTATGCCCTGATCAGTGCTCAGAGGTGTATGATCTGCCAGGGGGACCTTGCCAGATACCGGGAGCAAGCCACAGACTCCACCAACTACGGCAAGGCTCGCAG CTGGTACCTGAAGGCCCAACAGATTGCCCCCAAGAACGGCCGGCCCTATAACCAGCTGGCTCTCCTGGCTGTCTACACG aAGCGGAAGCTGGATGCGGTGTACTACTACATGCGCAGCCTGGCTGCTAGCAACCCCATCCTGACGGCCAAGGAGAGCCTCATGGGGCTCTTTGAGGAAGCCAAGCGCAAG GCGGATGACGTGGGGCGTCGtaagcagcaacaacagcagcagtgtgAGGTGGGGCCGCGGCCGCtgcgaggcagaggaggaggagggccaggagggggaggaggaggaggaggaggaggcggcaggGGGAGCGTGGACGCCACTCGAGAGGAGATCTGGATACGACCCAACCAGCAGCCCGGCGCCTCCTGGCCCGAGAGCGAGTCGGGGAAAGACACCGACCTGGACGGAGAGCTCGGCACACTGAGCTCCAGAGAT cTCCAGAAAGGTTTTATTCTTAGTTTCCTCCACACACATGGAAAGCTCTTCACTAAAGTTGG tatggagACGTTTCCTGAGGTAGCCAGTCGAGTTCTTCAGGAGTTCCGGGTTCTCCTTCAGCACAGCCCCTCCGCCTTGGGAAGCACACGCCTCCTTCAGATCATCACCATCAACATGTTCACCATACACAATGCACAGAGCAGAG atggtgACAGCGATGGGGATGTTCGGTCCCCGCTGCAGGAGCAGGCCACAGCTCTGGGCTTGGCCATGTTCGGGCTGCTGGTACAGCGCTGCTCACAGTTGCTCAGAGAGGCACCCACag AcatggtgtgtgtggagggctgtGAGGCGGGCTCCTCCAGCTGTACGGACTGTGCCATGCAGAAGATGGTGCGCGTGTCCTCTTTCTCGGCCGACCTGCGCGAGCTGCTGCCCAGTGCCAAGGTGTGGTCCGACTGGATGCTCGGACACCCCGAACACTGGAACCCTGCGCCCAGCAACATGGG tACCAGTAGTCCTAGTGTGTGGAGTTGCCTGGCAGATCTGTGTAATGAGCTGGCGCGTGTGTCTCATGGGGAGGCGGCACTCTACAAG gtggagggtgatggagagggcgaggaggaggatgaggagctgcggctgctgctgctggaggaagACCTCCTATTGGCCGGCTTCGTACCGCTGCTCGCCGCCCCACAGGAGCCCTGTTACATCGACCGTGCCACCGACAAG gagcCTTGCTACATTGACCACACCACAAacaaggtaatacacacacacacacacacacacacacacacacacacacacactacaggagcCCTGCTACATCGACCGCACCACCGACAAGGTAATGCACGCACCAAACACGCatgcgcgtgcgtacacacacacacacacacacaaacacacacacacacacacactaaaggagcCCTGCTACATTGA
- the smg6 gene encoding telomerase-binding protein EST1A isoform X1, with amino-acid sequence MFVLDENRWRPVRKMAEELDRVRISAAELRAEASTLIIRRENIKDVREDGKRQRQREGKRPDMQRYQPSVGHKRTESVEADDEPPTPTTAETVPFSDKAIVPKQDSETSGPQHGSSKSRVHKNSTHHHNNDTAACNEQRHPHAEMSNVRLESAGTGAPGRRCTPKDTQGSDQGQPVSPKLGRKARKPDREIYQAGGRRAKGAKDGGGFEKGAADSDPFGAGSEMEKGSREAELGHKDGHQPEPENWEHEESSRGGGGETHPKAREEKGRNRRSREEPRPEPENWEQEESRGSEEAQGKAKEEKGRSRRSKDSNRKNDQGRAGKKETGGGGGGGGGGGGGGGGGGLRQPHDDPACVDTLASKVERMSVAVDREEKEEKGPGEEGKKGEGEGGRSRRRRSGRNSGGAPETTTPTTNSTTPAEGPGKKRDRGGRRSKGGGEKGSLSEAGKRDSLETEKGRRSVELDLEAESPRQTKSREPADRQQREPERSQPRDNRSRKKEGDGDRAATGGDADRNRGGANSRTKAASASKRYSKSDIRRARNRTCSTSSDCSVTSFDGPAEGDRRRAPTAAAGGGGGGGRDRGEPGPKASTTPTTSSNRAASERGSGGRSATTNHHRRRPTNRDSSSDSLEDFVWDKGGGSASRRRTRASDDDWSPERTPERSTAVAAAAGGRGRSSAASSTARGGGILRVSVDRQTGSSSSASSHPTLLTSGEDQPGRQRPGDGPPRGRGRGILVLPAHTDLSRSPEPGPKLFGVSKWSRGRGGRGGATRRLWDPNNPDQKPALVGRGQLIQQGNNTAQHPLYMLAHGHGYGGPLQFLDTDDEVAGGSPPVRKGEHFLQGHPQASAMAFYKFQNSDNPYCYPVPGADAASSGATPPRYAYPPYPVPYSGDMYASPPYYSNYGQGAAGFVTPGAGAGGPPLSPEEVEEQARGELGKLLRSALSQELQLSNLLSRDHISLDGLERMAQLRSELLAMYERVILMDIEFSDSQNLDQALWKNVFYQVIERFRQMLKESPSDTPAYVRNMLFTVLDEGASFFDTLLQKLQTVFVFKLEHYMDGMAIRTRPLKKTVKYALISAQRCMICQGDLARYREQATDSTNYGKARSWYLKAQQIAPKNGRPYNQLALLAVYTKRKLDAVYYYMRSLAASNPILTAKESLMGLFEEAKRKADDVGRRKQQQQQQCEVGPRPLRGRGGGGPGGGGGGGGGGGRGSVDATREEIWIRPNQQPGASWPESESGKDTDLDGELGTLSSRDLQKGFILSFLHTHGKLFTKVGMETFPEVASRVLQEFRVLLQHSPSALGSTRLLQIITINMFTIHNAQSRDGDSDGDVRSPLQEQATALGLAMFGLLVQRCSQLLREAPTDMVCVEGCEAGSSSCTDCAMQKMVRVSSFSADLRELLPSAKVWSDWMLGHPEHWNPAPSNMGTSSPSVWSCLADLCNELARVSHGEAALYKVEGDGEGEEEDEELRLLLLEEDLLLAGFVPLLAAPQEPCYIDRATDKAIAADCKRITQLKYFLEALCGQEEPLLAFKGGKYVSMVKAPSPTNEEQRKDRQNDDVIVEAESSQSGSEVDLGAGLEAELADGSEDDIKELRARRHALAQKLAQQQKRQDKIQEVLQSCRRLELRVRPAYLVPDTNGFIDHLEGLRSLVACGLYMVVVPLIVITELDGLAKGQQDMRAGDGGGGHMQHVQHVQERAREAVAFLERRFGEREPCLRALTSRGSQLDSIAFRSEDTSGQKGNNDDVILNCCLHYCKDKPKDLVPSQKDGKVRLRREVVLLTDDRNLRVKALTRNVPVRDIPAFLRWAKVG; translated from the exons ACGTACGAGAAGATGGCAAACGGCAGAGACAGCGGGAGGGGAAGCGCCCCGACATGCAGCGGTACCAGCCAAGTGTCGGCCACAAACGCACGGAGAGCGTAGAGGCGGACGACGAGCCACCAACCCCGACCACAGCAGAAACCGTGCCATTCTCGGACAAAGCCATCGTTCCAAAGCAGGACTCTGAAACTTCAGGTCCACAGCACGGCAGCTCCAAGTCTAGGGTTCACAAGAacagcacacaccaccacaacaacgaCACAGCGGCGTGTAACGAGCAACGCCACCCGCATGCCGAGATGAGCAACGTGCGGCTGGAGAGTGCAGGCACGGGCGCCCCGGGAAGGAGATGCACCCCTAAAGACACGCAAGGGTCCGACCAGGGGCAGCCCGTCTCTCCCAAACTGGGTCGCAAGGCGCGCAAGCCCGACCGCGAGATCTACCAGGCCGGAGGCCGCCGGGCAAAGGGCGCAAAGGACGGGGGCGGTTTCGAGAAAGGAGCGGCGGATTCGGATCCGTTCGGAGCCGGCAGTGAGATGGAGAAGGGCAGCAGAGAGGCCGAGCTGGGCCACAAGGACGGCCACCAGCCCGAGCCAGAGAACTGGGAGCACGAGGAGAGCAGCAGAGGCGGCGGCGGCGAGACACACCCCAAAGcacgagaggagaaggggaggaaccGGCGGAGCAGGGAGGAGCCGAGGCCCGAGCCTGAGAACtgggagcaggaggagagcagaggctcCGAGGAGGCGCAGGGCAAAGCAAAGGAGGAGAAGGGCAGGAGCCGACGGAGCAAGGACTCTAACAGGAAGAACGATCAGGGAAGAGCAGGGAAGAAGGAgacaggtggaggaggtggagggggaggaggaggaggaggaggaggaggaggaggaggcttgaGACAACCCCATGATGACCCAGCCTGCGTGGATACACTGGCCAGTAAGGTGGAGAGGATGAGTGTTGCCGTAGAcagggaagagaaggaagagaaagggccgggtgaggaggggaagaaaggagagggggagggcggCAGGAGCAGGAGGCGGAGGTCTGGCCGAAACAGCGGAGGCGCGCCGGAAACCACCACCCCTACCACCAACTCCACTACGCCTGCAGAAGGCCCAGGTAAAAAGAGGGACAGAGGTGGCCGGCGCTccaaggggggaggggagaaagggtCTCTGTCGGAGGCTGGCAAGAGAGACTCACTGGAgacggagaaggggaggaggagcgtGGAGTTGGACCTGGAGGCTGAGTCCCCTCGGCAGACTAAGAGCAGAGAGCCAGCAGACAGGCAGCAGAGAGAGCCCGAGCGCTCCCAGCCGAGAGACAATCGATCCAGGAAGAAGGAAGGGGATGGCGACCGAGCCGCCACAGGAGGCGACGCCGACCGGAACAGAGGCGGCGCCAACAGCAGGACCAAAGCAGCCAGCGCCTCCAAGCGCTACTCCAAGTCGGACATCCGCAGAGCTCGGAATCGAACCTGCAGCACCAGCTCGGACTGTAGCGTCACCAGCTTCGATGGACCAGCAGAGGGAGACAGACGCAGGGCaccaactgctgctgctggtggtggtggtggtggtggtcgagaTCGGGGAGAGCCAGGCCCCAAAGCCTCAACGACCCCAACGACCTCCAGCAACCGAGCGGCGTCGGAAAGGGGGAGCGGAGGGCGCTCGGCCACGACCAACCACCACCGGCGGAGGCCCACAAACCGAGACTCCTCCTCCGACTCCCTGGAGGATTTTGTGTGGGACAAGGGAGGGGGCAGCGCCTCTCGGCGGAGAACGAGAGCCAGCGACGACGACTGGAGTCCGGAGCGCACCCCGGAGAGGTccacggcggtggcggcggcggcaggcGGTCGAGGCCGGAGCTCAGCCGCATCCAGCACGGCCAGAGGAGGAGGGATCCTGCGGGTGAGCGTGGACAGGCAGACGGGCtcgtcctcctccgcctcctctcacCCGACCCTCCTGACGTCAGGGGAGGACCAGCCGGGTCGCCAGAGGCCGGGCGACGGGCCCCCCCGGGGGCGGGGCAGGGGCATCCTGGTACTGCCCGCCCACACCGACCTGAGCCGCTCGCCCGAGCCGGGCCCCAAGCTGTTCGGGGTGTCCAAGTGGAGCCGGGGGCGAGGCGGGCGCGGAGGGGCCACGCGGCGCCTCTGGGATCCCAACAACCCCGACCAGAAGCCGGCGCTGGTGGGCCGCGGCCAGCTGATCCAGCAGGGCAACAACACGGCCCAGCACCCGCTCTACATGCTGGCACACGGGCACGGCTACGGTGGCCCGCTGCAGTTCCTCGACACCGACGACGAGGTCGCGGGCGGCAGCCCTCCCGTCCGCAAGGGGGAGCACTTCCTCCAAGGCCACCCCCAGGCCTCCGCCATGGCCTTCTACAAGTTCCAGAACTCGGACAACCCCTACTGTTACCCCGTGCCCGGCGCAGACGCGGCGTCCAGCGGCGCCACCCCTCCGCGCTACGCCTACCCCCCATACCCCGTGCCGTACTCCGGGGACATGTACGCCTCGCCGCCGTACTACAGTAACTACGGGCAGGGCGCGGCAGGGTTTGTGACGCCGGGGGCGGGGGCTGGGGGGCCGCCGCTGTccccagaggaggtggaggagcaggcCAGGGGGGAGCTGGGGAAGCTGCTGAGATCGGCCCTCTCCCAGGAGCTGCAGCTCAGCAACCTGCTCTCCAGAGATCACATCAGCCTGGACGGCCTGGAGCGCATGGCACAGCTCAG GTCCGAGCTGTTGGCCATGTACGAGCGGGTAATCTTGATGGACATCGAGTTCTCGGACTCTCAGAACCTGGACCAGGCGCTGTGGAAGAACGTCTTCTACCAGGTGATCGAGCGCTTCCGCCAGATGCTGAAGGAGTCCCCCTCAGACACGCCTGCGTACGTGCGGAACATGCTCTTCACCGTGCTGGATGAG GGGGCGTCGTTTTTTGACACGCTGCTCCAGAAGCTCCAGACGGTGTTTGTGTTCAAGCTGGAGCACTACATGGACGGCATGGCCATACGGACACGCCCTCTCAAGAAGACG gtgaagTATGCCCTGATCAGTGCTCAGAGGTGTATGATCTGCCAGGGGGACCTTGCCAGATACCGGGAGCAAGCCACAGACTCCACCAACTACGGCAAGGCTCGCAG CTGGTACCTGAAGGCCCAACAGATTGCCCCCAAGAACGGCCGGCCCTATAACCAGCTGGCTCTCCTGGCTGTCTACACG aAGCGGAAGCTGGATGCGGTGTACTACTACATGCGCAGCCTGGCTGCTAGCAACCCCATCCTGACGGCCAAGGAGAGCCTCATGGGGCTCTTTGAGGAAGCCAAGCGCAAG GCGGATGACGTGGGGCGTCGtaagcagcaacaacagcagcagtgtgAGGTGGGGCCGCGGCCGCtgcgaggcagaggaggaggagggccaggagggggaggaggaggaggaggaggaggcggcaggGGGAGCGTGGACGCCACTCGAGAGGAGATCTGGATACGACCCAACCAGCAGCCCGGCGCCTCCTGGCCCGAGAGCGAGTCGGGGAAAGACACCGACCTGGACGGAGAGCTCGGCACACTGAGCTCCAGAGAT cTCCAGAAAGGTTTTATTCTTAGTTTCCTCCACACACATGGAAAGCTCTTCACTAAAGTTGG tatggagACGTTTCCTGAGGTAGCCAGTCGAGTTCTTCAGGAGTTCCGGGTTCTCCTTCAGCACAGCCCCTCCGCCTTGGGAAGCACACGCCTCCTTCAGATCATCACCATCAACATGTTCACCATACACAATGCACAGAGCAGAG atggtgACAGCGATGGGGATGTTCGGTCCCCGCTGCAGGAGCAGGCCACAGCTCTGGGCTTGGCCATGTTCGGGCTGCTGGTACAGCGCTGCTCACAGTTGCTCAGAGAGGCACCCACag AcatggtgtgtgtggagggctgtGAGGCGGGCTCCTCCAGCTGTACGGACTGTGCCATGCAGAAGATGGTGCGCGTGTCCTCTTTCTCGGCCGACCTGCGCGAGCTGCTGCCCAGTGCCAAGGTGTGGTCCGACTGGATGCTCGGACACCCCGAACACTGGAACCCTGCGCCCAGCAACATGGG tACCAGTAGTCCTAGTGTGTGGAGTTGCCTGGCAGATCTGTGTAATGAGCTGGCGCGTGTGTCTCATGGGGAGGCGGCACTCTACAAG gtggagggtgatggagagggcgaggaggaggatgaggagctgcggctgctgctgctggaggaagACCTCCTATTGGCCGGCTTCGTACCGCTGCTCGCCGCCCCACAGGAGCCCTGTTACATCGACCGTGCCACCGACAAG gcGATTGCGGCGGACTGCAAGCGCATCACGCAGCTGAAGTACTTCCTGGAGGCCCTGTGTGGGCAGGAGGAGCCTCTGCTGGCCTTCAAAGGCGGGAAGTACGTCTCCATGGTGAAAGCCCCCTCTCCAACCAATGAGGAGCAGCGCAAGGACAGACAG aatgATGATGTCATAGTGGAGGCGGAGTCGTCCCAGTCTGGCTCAGAGGTGGACCTGGGGGCGGGTCTGGAGGCGGAGCTAGCAGATGGCAGCGAGGATGACATTAAGGAGCTGAGGGCCAGACGCCACGCCCTCGCCCAGAAACTGGCCCAGCAGCAGAAACGCCAAGACAAGATACAG GAGGTGCTGCAGAGCTGTCGTCGCCTGGAGCTGCGTGTCCGTCCGGCCTACTTGGTGCCCGACACCAACGGCTTCATAGACCACCTGGAGGGCCTGCGCAGCCTGGTGGCCTGCGGACTCTACATGGTGGTCGTGCCCCTCATTG TGATAACGGAGTTGGATGGCCTTGCCAAGGGCCAGCAGGATATGCGCGCTGGTGACGGTGGCGGTGGCCATATGCAGCATGTGCAGCATGTTCAGGAGCGTGCGCGCGAGGCCGTGGCCTTCCTGGAGCGCCGCTTCGGCGAGCGGGAGCCGTGCCTCCGAGCCCTCACCAGCCGCGGCAGCCAGCTCGACTCCATCGCCTTCCGCAGCGAGGACACCTCTGGACAGAAG GGTAATAACGATGACGTCATCCTGAACTGCTGCCTGCACTACTGCAAGGACAAGCCCAAGGACCTGGTGCCCAGTCAGAAAG aTGGCAAGGTGCGTCTGCGGAGGGAGGTGGTTCTCCTGACGGACGACAGGAACCTGCGCGTGAAGGCGCTGACGCGGAACGTTCCGGTGCGGGACATCCCGGCGTTCCTGCGCTGGGCCAAAGTGGGCtga